A segment of the Bdellovibrio bacteriovorus genome:
TCCCGGATTATCTGGATCAGCATCTTTTGGACCGCAAACACACCCAGATCCTGATTTCCGGTCTTCAACCCCTGGGCCGCCCGCTGATCACCGGGGCTTATTCCAAAGATCCCAAGGCCGACGAAAAGCAGGACACCTCCACTTACAACGCGCTTTTCCTGGTAGATCAGTTGGGTAACAACCTGGACAAACCTTACCGCAAGACGGAGCTTCTGGCGTTTGGTGAATACCTGCCTCTGAGTGAGCAGTTCCCGTTCCTGCTGAAGCTTTTGCCGTTTGTTTCAAACTTCGGCCGCGGCCATGGACCGGAAGTGATGAAGTGGGAAACCCCGCAAGGAGTCATCAAATGGGGCGGCCAGATCTGCTATGAAGGTCTTTACCCGTCCTTCACCCGTGGGCTTGCCGAAAAAGGCGCAGATATTCTGGTGAACGTGACCAATGACTCTTGGTTTGGAAAAACCTTTGAGCCGCAACAGCACCTGTACATGACTCTGGCCCGGGCCATTGAAGTGCGCCGTCCGCTGGTGCGTTCAACCAACACTGGCGTCAGCACCGCTGTTTTGGCAAACGGTGACGTTCTACAAAAATCGCCACTCCATGAAGAATGGAGCGGACAGTTCGTGATAAAGTATCTTAAAAACGCTCCCCTTACTTTCTTTGTCCAATGGGGTCATTGGGACTGGATTGTTATTATACTTGTGCTGGGAGCAGTGATTGGCCGAGGAGCCCTCAATGCAAGATCTCGTCGTTCTTGACTGGATAGAAATTCTAGAAAAAATCAAATCCCACGCCACCAGTGACATGGGTCGTGAAGCCATTATGCAAACGGAGCCATTGAAAACTCCGCAAGAGGCGCACGCAAGCTTTCAGGAAATCAAGAACGCCACGGAAGTCTTAAACCAAGGCGTCCGCCCGTTCATGACCAGCCTGGATCTTTATTCAACCTGGATTCTGCGCCTGAAAAAAAACGCGGTTCTGAAAACTTTGGAAATGAAAGATGTCAGAAGCTTCTGCCTGGAAGCTTTGGCGCTGAAAGAAGCCCTGCACCCGGTACAAAACGACTGGGCCCAGCGCATTCACCAAAGCCTGATGAAGGCCGAGGAACCCGTCTCTGCGATTGACCAGATCCTGACTCCCAGCGGGGACATCAGATCGGACGCCAGCGAAACCCTGTTCCGACTTTTCCGCGAAAAAGAGCGTCTGGCGCGTGAAGTGCAAAACACCCTGGATCGTCTGGTAAAAGATCATCAGATGGAAAACGTCCTTCAGGACAAGTACGTCACCACCCGTGACGGTCGCTGGGTCTTGCCGGTTCGAAGCGGCATGCAACACCACTTGCCAGGTGTGATTCACGGATCTTCCCAGACCAAACAGACCGTGTTCATTGAACCGGAAAAAGTGATCCCGTCCAACAACCGCCTGCGGCAGATCGAGGTGGAGATTGAAGACGAGATCGAAAGACTTCTGACCGAGCTTTCCCGTTATCTGTCTTCCAAGTCTTTGGACATTGAAAGCTCGCAAGTGCTGATGAAAGACGCCGACGTGCGTTTTGCCCAAGCCCAGTTTGCCAATCAGGTGGAAGCCCACCCGATTGAGTTTTCTGATGACAGCATGGAGCTGATCGAGGTTCGCCATCCGTTGCTGCAACTGTCCGGAAAAAAAGTCATCGCCAACACCGTGCTGCTGGAAGGTCACAAAAGTATTTTGCTTTTAAGTGGTCCCAATGCCGGTGGTAAAACCGTGCTTTTGAAATCCATCGGCCTGGCGGCGCAAATGGCCCGCTGTGGTCTGCCGATCTGTGCCAGCGAAACCTCCAAGCTGCCGTTCTTTAAGAATGTCCTGATCGGCATTGGAGATGCACAAAGTGTGGATGAAGAACTTTCCACTTTTGCCGCTCATTTGAAAATTCTAGGTAAAGCCGCATCTGTCAAAGGCCGCGACAACCTGATTCTAATCGACGAGATCTGCGGATCCACCGATCCGGAAGAAGGCAGCGCTTTGGGCCGTGCCTTTATCGAAGAATTCTCGAACAACGACGTCTTTGCCGTGATCACGTCCCACTTGGGCCCGTTGAAATCAGGCTGGGACGAACAAAGCCGCGTCTATAACGGAAGCCTGGAGTACGACCCGAAAACCGGCCGCCCGACTTATCAGTTTCTGGCTGGTATTCCCGGGGATTCCATGGCGATTCAAACAGCCAAACGCGTGGGCGTTGCGCAAAATATCGTTCAGCGCGCTTTGGATGTGCTGGCTCCGGCCACACGCGCCCGCCTGGAAGGTCTTGAGCAGATCGAGCAACTGAAGGCGGATATCAATCTTTTGCAGGAACACCTGAAAAAAGAAACCAAGAAAGCCACCGAGATGAAGCGCAAGTATGAAGGCATGCTTGAGCAGTTCAACAAGGACAAGGACGAATGGTTGCAGCGCACGCTGAAAAAAGCCGAGCGCAAAGTGGAAGAAGCCATTGCCCACGCCAAAGCCGATGAGACCTTCAAACGTCACACCGCTTTGCAGGAAATCAAATACAAGCTGCCAGAAATCGTGAAAGCCAAACCGATCACGCAGCCGGGAGCACCGGAAACCGCCGAAGAGTTTGGTAAGAAGTTCCCACCGGGATCCAAGGTGTATGTTCCGACCTTGAATCAGGATGGCATCATCCAGAGCACGCCAAACTCCAAGGGTGAAGTCATGATTTTGTCAGGCTCTGTGCGCCTGCAACTGCCATGGACTATTTTGAAACCTGCGGGGAAACCGTCCAATCCGACGTCCCAACTGGTCCGTCAAAGCTCCAACATCACCGTGGCTTTGGCTGACGATGATCGCACTTTGGATCTGCGCGGCCGCACGGTCGAAGATGCCTTGCAGGAACTGGAATTGGCATTGGACAAAGCCGCCCAAGCCCGCGAAGATCGTATTAAGGTCATCCACGGCCATGGCACGGAAGCTTTGAAGAAAGCCGTGCGCACCTACCTGTCCCGCTCCATTTACGTGAAAAAATGGAAAGCCGGATCACCGGAAGGTGGCGGCGATGGCATTACATGGGTTGAGATCGGCGAAGCATAAGGAACTTTATGACGTACGTGAATATGGTTTTGAATCATCCTTGGTTTAATCAGTTTGTGCTTTGGTCCCTGCTGGGACTGGGCGTGGGCGTGGTTGCGAAGATCATCATCCCCGGCAGCGAAAACATGGGATGGATTCGAACGATTCTTTTGGGCCTTGCGGGATCTTTCATTGGAAACTTCCTGACGCCCCGGGTGTTTCACTGGCCCAAGTACAACGCATTCAGTTGGGAGGGCATTGCCATCGGTATTGGTGGCGCGGTGATTCTGGTTCTGGTGAACCGGGTGGTCACAAGATCCTAGAGCGAACTCAAAAGCGCGCCCCTTAAAAGGCGCGCTTTTTTTATTTATTCAACAAAGTTAGGCTCCGGAACAGGTGGCGGAGTTTCACGCTTCGGATGGCAGACCACTCCGCATTTCACGAAACACCCGCGTCCCGTGTTCCAGCAATACTTCGCAATGGGCATCATGTCGGAAGGACAACTAAGGCGATTGGCCTCAAAAACAGGTTCCACTACGAAGTTTTCTTGAATTTCCTGAAGATTGACCACTTCCTCAGCAGCAAAAGACGTGGCACTTGACAAGGCCACCACTGCAAAGAGAGATAGAACGAATGCTTTCATATATTCTCCTGGGTTATGATTGATGTATGCGACCCGGGATCAGGCTAAAAGGAAGCACCTTGGACTTGCTATTGATTTCAGATAAGCGTGCCGGAAATCAGCGACAGAAAGAATGGATATGTTAATTGAAGACTACAACATCGCAAGCTGGATCATTTCAAAGACACTGGCGCTGGCTTACTTTGTCGCCTTTTTGTCTTTGTTGCCACAGGTATTGGGTCTTTATGGATCTCAAGGCATCTTGTCGATTGATCATCTGCTGAATCTTCTGGATAAAGAGCTTAAAGCGGAGCGCTTCTATCACGTTCCCAGTCTGTTCTGGTTTTCTTCCGGCGATTTAACTTTGAAACTTTTCTGCTTTATCGGCATGACCGCTTCTTCTCTGGCATTTCTGGGGTTTTCTCAGAGCTTTATGTTTTTGACGTGTTTCATCTGCTACCTTTCTTTTGTCAGTTGCGGGCAGATCTTTTTAAGTTATCAGTGGGACAGCTTGCTTCTTGAGCTGGGCTTTTTGGGATTGTTCTTCGCCCCTTGGCAGTGGGAGTGGATTCCACTGGCGGCGCACAACCTGCATCCGATCATGCTGGGGCTGGTGATTTTCCTGTTGTTCAAACTGATGTTCTTATCCGGCATCGTAAAACTTACGCACAAAGATGGCAGTTGGAAGGACCTGACGGCCCTGACTTATCACTACTGGACACAGCCGCTGCCCACGCCAGTGGCTTACTTCGCGCACAAGATGCCCCGCTGGTTCCAGAAAATGAGCACCGTGATCATGTTCTTTATTGAACTGGTGTGTCCGTTCCTGATGCTGGTTCCCGGAAAAATCCAGGTCGTTGCCGTGGCGCTGCTTTTGACTTTGCAATTCCTGATCATCCTGACTGGCAACTATGGCTTCTTTAATCTGCTGACCATCGGACTTTGCCTGGCCGTGCTGCCGGATTCGGCGTGGGGTTTCAAAATCAACTGGGTTGAAGCCACCACTCTGCCTACTGCGGTGATGCTGATTCCGGCATTGATTCTGGTTCCGTCGTCCCTGTTTTGGATTCTGAAAACGCTTTCTGAAAACAGCACGAAATTAAATTTCATGTTGCCGTACATGCGCTTCTTCTATCCGTTCCGCATCAATAATCCCTATGGGCTGTTTGCGGTGATGACGAAGACCCGCCCGGAAGTGGTTTTACAGGGAAGCAACGACGGATTGAACTGGGAAGATTATGAGTTCCAATTTAAGCCTGGCAGCCTGAAGAAAGCTCCTCCGGTGTGTGCTCCCCACCAGCCGCGCATGGACTGGCAGATGTGGTTTGCGGCTCTAGAGAACTTCAACGAAAACATGTGGCTGCAAAACCTCGCAACCCGCGTATTTGAACAATCCCCCGACGTGATGACCCTGTTCAGCAAGGATCCGTTCAAAGGAACCTCGCCAAGATTCCTGCGTTTTGAACGCTACGAATACCGCTTCAGTGACTTCAAGGATCTGCGCCAAAACGGCCAGTGGTGGGAACGTGTTCATTCAGGTTCTTACGGCCCCGTGTTCGGCAGAGACGACGGGAACGGCGAACCTGCTTAGAAGATTTTTCAGCCTGTCTTAAGTGTAATCCACCATAAACAAACAATGAGATTTCAGACTTAAACGCGCCGGTGACGAAACTGGCGCTCTTTTATTTTTTGCATTCTTTCATTAGAACATCTCCATTCACAATCAAGGAGTTTTTATGAAAGCCCTCTTGTTCCTTCTGATCGCTGGTCTTCTGCTTGGCACTGTTCCTTCCCACGCCAAACTTCAACCTCTGACAGACGACGAGATGTCGAAAGTCTACGGCTCGGCCGATTTGGCCAGCAGCCTGCTTTTTATGTTTGAAGTAAGACGGGTTTCCGGTCAACCCATGACCGGGGTTGAAGTCATGAACCACCTTCAGGCGGTCAGCAAAGCTTTCGGTATCACCCTGGAAAACATCACAGTTGTAGGAGAAAGATATGGCTCATTGCAAATGACGGTGATCAAGGATGGAAAAACCATTTCTACCACTCAGCTTCCGTCTCACTTTGATCGCATTCACATCGGCGCCATTCGCGCGGGCAACGGACCTTCCATGGGTTCTATGACGATTGAGGGTTTAAGTATCTCCGGACACATCACCGTGACACTGCACTAGAATGAGAAACCTGCGCGCAAAGTGACACGCCTTGCGCGGCACCCTCTTAGAAGTTTGACGTTTCACTCTGGGAACGTATCACCCTGAGAATGATGGAATTTGCAACCACCTGAAATCAGGTGGTTTTTTATTTTGTCTCAGTCTGACCTATGGCACCGCTGTTGCTTTATAGATTGGCATTAGGGGGCTTTATGAAAAATGCGAAACAAATCTTCACAACTCTTCTGACACTCGGTGCACTGTCCATGTTGACAGCTTGCGGATCCAGCCAGCAGGTAGCAGGCTCTACGGATTCTTCCAGCCGCACACCAGTCACAGACATTGGTTCTGCTTCTTCTAAAGCTCTGGCTTATTGCAATCAGGCTTCCGGCAACGAGATCACCGGTAAAATGAAGGTCTTCGTTGATTCCAGCAACTATGTTCGCATGGAATACGTTTACCTGCGCCTGACTTCACTTCCAGCGACTTTCAAAACCGGCGGTTCTTATATCTCTTTGTGGAAATGGCTGGCAAACCCATCCGGTTACACCAACCTGGACACTTCCGCTTTGAACTTCGCTTTGATGAACCCGGCGAACGGTCAATACCTGACTGGCTGGAAGACGACTTTGAAATGGTCTGATGTTGTGACTGTTGCTTCCGGCATGGGTTACACAGATCCACAGACTTTCTTCAACAACGTCAACATCCTGGTTGATCTGAAAGATCCAAATGGTGAATACGATGCATTGAAGATCTCCAACTACGATGCCTCCACCAACAAAGCGATCAACACGGTCGACGGTCTGTTGCCACTGTTCTCTGCAAACCCAGCAGACTACGCTAACGACAACGGCTCAACCCGCGCCGGTGTCCTGCAGAAGCTGCACCCGTTCTATGGCAAGTCTGGTCAGTTCACAACTTCCCAGTTCCAGTCCATGGCGAACAACTACTGCTTCTAAATAAGTCCCAACCCCCAAACGCAAAAAAGCCACTCTTCCCCCAGAGTGGCTTTTTTCATTTTTACGCGGTGTTTATGCAAAAGTAAGCAGGTACCTTTTGCGACCACGGCCGTTCAAAACGGCCCAGATGCAAGGCGGAGTAGACCCTCGCAGCGCAGGCGTGCTCCTGCACGTCGGAGCGAGAAGGTCGCCCGACAACGCAGTCAGATGGGCCGTTTTCAACGGCCGCCTAGTGGGCGGATTCCTGGCTGACTTCTTCGGCCTGCAAGTTTTCGCCTTGTCGGTAGCGATCTGCCAGCGTCTTGTCGGTCGTTGGGAACGAGAACAGCAACGAATGAACGTTGGAGTCTTCGTCTTCCTGAGTGACCGCGATATAGATCAGGTCCTTGGTGGTTTCGTGATCCGGGAATTCGCGGATGAAGCTGACCAGGATGTTTCCGTCCAAATCGTTTTTGCGCCAGATTTCAT
Coding sequences within it:
- a CDS encoding endonuclease MutS2, with product MQDLVVLDWIEILEKIKSHATSDMGREAIMQTEPLKTPQEAHASFQEIKNATEVLNQGVRPFMTSLDLYSTWILRLKKNAVLKTLEMKDVRSFCLEALALKEALHPVQNDWAQRIHQSLMKAEEPVSAIDQILTPSGDIRSDASETLFRLFREKERLAREVQNTLDRLVKDHQMENVLQDKYVTTRDGRWVLPVRSGMQHHLPGVIHGSSQTKQTVFIEPEKVIPSNNRLRQIEVEIEDEIERLLTELSRYLSSKSLDIESSQVLMKDADVRFAQAQFANQVEAHPIEFSDDSMELIEVRHPLLQLSGKKVIANTVLLEGHKSILLLSGPNAGGKTVLLKSIGLAAQMARCGLPICASETSKLPFFKNVLIGIGDAQSVDEELSTFAAHLKILGKAASVKGRDNLILIDEICGSTDPEEGSALGRAFIEEFSNNDVFAVITSHLGPLKSGWDEQSRVYNGSLEYDPKTGRPTYQFLAGIPGDSMAIQTAKRVGVAQNIVQRALDVLAPATRARLEGLEQIEQLKADINLLQEHLKKETKKATEMKRKYEGMLEQFNKDKDEWLQRTLKKAERKVEEAIAHAKADETFKRHTALQEIKYKLPEIVKAKPITQPGAPETAEEFGKKFPPGSKVYVPTLNQDGIIQSTPNSKGEVMILSGSVRLQLPWTILKPAGKPSNPTSQLVRQSSNITVALADDDRTLDLRGRTVEDALQELELALDKAAQAREDRIKVIHGHGTEALKKAVRTYLSRSIYVKKWKAGSPEGGGDGITWVEIGEA
- a CDS encoding GlsB/YeaQ/YmgE family stress response membrane protein; translated protein: MTYVNMVLNHPWFNQFVLWSLLGLGVGVVAKIIIPGSENMGWIRTILLGLAGSFIGNFLTPRVFHWPKYNAFSWEGIAIGIGGAVILVLVNRVVTRS
- a CDS encoding lipase maturation factor family protein, with protein sequence MDMLIEDYNIASWIISKTLALAYFVAFLSLLPQVLGLYGSQGILSIDHLLNLLDKELKAERFYHVPSLFWFSSGDLTLKLFCFIGMTASSLAFLGFSQSFMFLTCFICYLSFVSCGQIFLSYQWDSLLLELGFLGLFFAPWQWEWIPLAAHNLHPIMLGLVIFLLFKLMFLSGIVKLTHKDGSWKDLTALTYHYWTQPLPTPVAYFAHKMPRWFQKMSTVIMFFIELVCPFLMLVPGKIQVVAVALLLTLQFLIILTGNYGFFNLLTIGLCLAVLPDSAWGFKINWVEATTLPTAVMLIPALILVPSSLFWILKTLSENSTKLNFMLPYMRFFYPFRINNPYGLFAVMTKTRPEVVLQGSNDGLNWEDYEFQFKPGSLKKAPPVCAPHQPRMDWQMWFAALENFNENMWLQNLATRVFEQSPDVMTLFSKDPFKGTSPRFLRFERYEYRFSDFKDLRQNGQWWERVHSGSYGPVFGRDDGNGEPA